One Glycine max cultivar Williams 82 chromosome 3, Glycine_max_v4.0, whole genome shotgun sequence DNA window includes the following coding sequences:
- the LOC102665987 gene encoding uncharacterized protein, whose amino-acid sequence MEPVPVVLYVSSDEEEEVPCLEENGGRNRIIDFDWVKEFLDISDEESNEVSKHEHKSKSNSSLISTPSVEDDDDCVVLDVDPESRVSTVDGDSPTESDELVVVGEKGQIACRDYPHPRHLCVIFPYSSTPHEKHCYQCYCYVCDSVAPCPKWVTGLLGMDHCHATDESETWRTRRKIFKLGKTAPLPSSTNYSTLSDVTNAQQNNILPFCVMSPYSMLPNQTSMSTATHTCSPVNSIPQNQSSSPITMRTCSSIHSSFQNQVSWPNNVPSIATNFTIPSGTNRGRYPESGSTLARNRYQSQSIPQHSLGNRAIQRVRQHGVSTLVPQFHSHTLFNGLGSVGVGSTMPMNHSTHDASGGFSNHVNLAQQFAGYHAATGFSNDNRTSYGQNAYVPQNLWYPNPCSQPNNLSSVSNYATAHETQVSYQSNGSQNFYAVQGNNAPSSNNVAGLSRNENVCGNVTQSGTTRQYSCQQKPHDASLIESALKADRIEHSKQSIPYQQSSGSTNTCLGSVDDIKRWLFGDENSFLVGADDALASSSAPSGLGSVDDIKRWLFSDENTVPVGADDALASELNTPSPDLSTFDGGSFFDFESSWECRARV is encoded by the exons ATGGAACCCGTGCCGGTTGTGTTGTATGTGAGTTCGGACGAAGAAGAGGAAGTGCCTTGTTTGGAAGAGAACGGAGGGAGGAACAGGATCATTGACTTTGACTGGGTGAAGGAGTTTCTTGACATTTCGGACGAGGAATCGAACGAGGTGAGCAAACATGAACACAAGTCGAAGTCGAATTCTTCTTTGATATCGACGCCAAGCGTGGAGGATGATGATGATTGCGTAGTTCTGGATGTTGATCCTGAAAGCCGAGTCAGCACCGTGGATGGTGACTCGCCAACTGAGTCAGACGAGTTGGTTGTTGTTGGCGAGAAGGGTcag ATTGCATGCAGAGACTATCCTCATCCCCGGCATCTTTGTGTCATATTTCCTTATTCTTCCACCCCCCATGAGAAACACTGTTACCAG TGCTACTGTTATGTGTGTGATTCTGTAGCACCATGTCCGAAATGGGTCACTGGCCTTTTAGGTATGGATCATTGTCATGCAACCGATGAATCCGAGACATGGAGAACACGGAGGAAAATTTTCAAGCTGGGCAAGACTGCTCCATTACCGTCTTCAACCAATTATAGTACTTTGAGTGATGTCACGAATGCCCAACAGAACAATATTCTGCCTTTTTGTGTGATGTCTCCATATTCCATGTTGCCGAATCAGACATCAATGTCAACTGCAACACATACATGCTCCCCAGTCAATTCCATACCTCAAAATCAATCCTCTTCGCCAATTACAATGCGTACGTGCTCCTCGATACATTCTAGCTTCCAGAACCAGGTATCCTGGCCAAATAATGTCCCCTCCATTGCCACCAACTTTACAATCCCGTCTGGTACAAACCGTGGTAGATATCCAGAGTCAGGATCTACTTTGGCGAGAAACAGATACCAGTCTCAATCCATTCCACAGCACTCGCTAGGCAATCGTGCCATCCAAAGGGTGCGACAACATGGAGTTAGCACTTTAGTGCCTCAGTTCCATTCTCATACATTGTTTAACGGTTTAGGCAGTGTTGGTGTTGGGAGCACCATGCCAATGAACCATTCTACTCATGATGCTTCTGGTGGCTTCAGTAATCATGTCAATCTAGCACAGCAATTTGCCGGATATCATGCTGCAACAGGATTTTCAAATGATAACAGAACTTCTTACGGACAAAATGCTTATGTCCCCCAAAATTTATGGTACCCTAATCCTTGCTCTCAACCGAATAACCTCAGCTCTGTCAGCAATTACGCTACTGCTCATGAAACCCAAGTATCATACCAATCAAATGGTAGCCAGAATTTTTATGCTGTTCAAGGTAACAATGCTCCTTCAAGTAATAATGTGGCTGGTCTGAGTAGAAATGAAAATGTTTGTGGAAATGTAACCCAAAGTGGAACTACAAGGCAATATTCTTGCCAACAGAAACCTCATGATGCGAGTCTAATTGAATCTGCATTGAAGGCAGATAGGATTGAGCATAGCAAACAAAGCATTCCTTATCAGCAAAGTTCAGGATCTACGAACACCTGTCTTGGCTCAGTCGATGATATCAAGCGCTGGCTTTTTGGCGATGAAAACTCTTTCCTGGTTGGAGCCGATGATGCTTTAGCATCATCATCAGCTCCATCCGGTCTTGGCTCAGTCGATGATATCAAGCGCTGGCTTTTTAGCGATGAAAACACTGTCCCGGTTGGAGCTGATGATGCTTTGGCGTCTGAACTGAATACGCCATCTCCTGATCTTAGCACATTTGATGGGGGCTCATTCTTTGATTTTGAATCCTCTTGGGAATGTCGTGCTCGTGTCTAG
- the LOC100792126 gene encoding mediator of RNA polymerase II transcription subunit 11, with translation MDSQGQTTSLQRLQNVEKRIVKVLELAGGVMDELASPVGPRKDVVQNHCLEFMQLIKDIQVALRDEIKSACEYRPFEKCDYGSRIANEICHKKVEFIMSQLDAIKQTVDEYHVAV, from the exons ATGGATTCACAGGGCCAGACAACTTCATTGCAGAGACTTCAGAATGTAGAAAAG AGAATTGTGAAGGTTTTGGAGCTTGCAGGAGGAGTCATGGATGAGCTTGCAAGCCCTGTTGGTCCTAGGAAGGATGTGGTCCAAAACCACTGCCTTGAGTTCATGCAATTAATCAAG GACATTCAGGTTGCATTGCGTGATGAAATCAAAAGTGCTTGTGAATATCGTCCATTTGAGAAATGTGATTATGGTTCAAGAATAGCCAATGAGATTTGTCACAAGAAAGTGGAATTTATTATGTCCCAGTTGGATGCTATAAAACAAACTGTAGATGAGTATCATGTAGCAGTTTGA